The Coffea arabica cultivar ET-39 chromosome 4e, Coffea Arabica ET-39 HiFi, whole genome shotgun sequence genome includes a window with the following:
- the LOC113741803 gene encoding protein FAR1-RELATED SEQUENCE 5-like produces MGQDGALKTQLMTWCRKQRINQMALDVCGRLRSFDLNQEPECDRDTFIEESGGSIGGHEDEEADELVGAIGVDDVMKLTFDTEEEAGEFYNLYAKLSGFGIRKSNAKRDADGISRFRKWVCCCEGYRNEKWFNYEDRKREAKPITRTGCGACFRVKYDIESVKYVVTRFIMEHNHPLASEASVQHIRSHRKVSDAEYAQAKSLKLVGARICQIMKHFVIKAGGYSNVGFCIKDLYNRMDEERRKDIFNGDAEGALGFLAAKKDADDMFFYKYHVDNEGRLAMLFWADSKSRADFSVFGDVLVFDTTYKTNKYRKPLVVLAGVNNHLNSTVFGCALLSDERIETYEWVLSTFVEAMKGRKPVAVMTDGDSAMRRAIKNLLPDACHRLCSWHLHRNARSNIRCEEFNNRFYNLMARKCSTLEFEDRWARLVNECGVVENEWVKKLYRRRRLWAEAYLRGHFFAGMRSTQRCEKMNAFLNEYLNEKMRLYEFVRSFDLAIAWLRHTESKAVHTSENTKPVLTTILPELEGSAAEVFTRNVFFMVRKHLNRQGLLISEGWSEDGGNRTYYYSKYGGHEISWRVDYDRSMEKLICSCMKFESKGIPCAHMFRVMVVEGMNRIPEACISKRWTKGVHCSNNGMKEFVADEQLTQMARYGTLKSSCNTMCYYASYMDDAFNDLQQMFDKHSVDLKEKWIDRGYGGDGFAMDSRVRNDRSRRTFGLLDPRVSRCKGDHKHAEAKKKRKCGHCRLQAGHNQRTCPYKKNSHNTAVDDDYMENCLDDSLEKSFEIGTGCSDSGEWRGQAFVPQPFGSGGRDTGGQQRSPGER; encoded by the exons ATGGGGCAGGATGGGGCGCTTAAAACTCAACTCATGACATGGTGCAGGAAACAGAGAATTAATCAAATGGCGTTGGATGTTTGCGGCAGGTTAAGGTCATTTGACCTTAACCAAGAACCTGAGTGTGACCGAGACACATTCATTGAAGAAAGCGGTGGTTCAATAGGAGGACACGAAGATGAGGAGGCAGATGAATTGGTGGGCGCAATAGGCGTGGATGACGTAATGAAATTAACATTTGACACGGAAGAAGAAGCTGGGGAATTCTATAATTTGTATGCGAAACTAAGCGGATTTGGGATTCGTAAAAGTAATGCCAAACGAGATGCAGATGGCATTTCAAGATTTAGAAAATGGGTATGTTGCTGTGAAGGTTACAGGAATGAAAAGTGGTTTAATTATGAAGACCGGAAAAGAGAAGCAAAACCAATCACAAGAACCGGGTGTGGGGCTTGCTTTCGCGTGAAATATGACATAGAATCGGTAAAGTATGTGGTGACACGTTTCATTATGGAGCACAATCACCCGCTGGCATCAGAGGCAAGTGTGCAACACATTAGGTCGCATAGAAAAGTGAGCGATGCAGAATATGCGCAGGCAAAAAGTCTAAAGTTGGTTGGGGCCAGAATATGCCAGATAATGAAACATTTTGTTATCAAAGCCGGAGGGTATAGTAACGTGGGATTTTGCATTAAGGATTTGTATAACCGAATGGACGAGGAACGTAGAAAAGATATTTTTAATGGCGATGCAGAAGGGGCACTTGGGTTCTTGGCAGCGAAGAAGGATGCcgatgacatgttcttttatAAATATCATGTAGATAACGAAGGAAGATTGGCAATGTTGTTTTGGGCAGATTCTAAATCTCGTGCGGACTTCAGTGTATTTGGAGATGTATTGGTGTTTGATACaacatacaaaacaaataaataccgCAAGCCACTAGTTGTACTTGCAGGGGTAAACAACCATTTGAACAGTACTGTTTTTGGCTGTGCACTGCTATCAGATGAGAGGATTGAAACATATGAATGGGTGCTAAGTACATTTGTAGAGGCTATGAAAGGTAGAAAGCCAGTAGCAGTGATGACAGATGGGGACAGTGCAATGAGAAGAGCTATAAAGAATCTTCTCCCGGATGCTTGTCACAGGCTATGTTCGTGGCACTTGCATAGAAATGCACGGAGTAATATTCGCTGCGAGGAGTTTAATAACAGGTTCTATAACCTGATGGCGAGAAAGTGTAGCACTCTTGAGTTTGAGGATCGGTGGGCTAGGTTGGTTAATGAATGTGGGGTGGTAGAGAATGAGTGGGTGAAGAAATTGTACCGTAGGAGAAGGTTATGGGCAGAGGCCTATTTACGCGGTCATTTTTTTGCAGGTATGAGAAGTACTCAAAGGTGTGAGAAAATGAATGCTTTTTTGAACGAGTACTTGAATGAAAAAATGCGACTATATGAATTCGTTAGAAGTTTTGATTTGGCAATAGCATGGCTTCGACATACCGAGAGCAAAGCAGTTCACACAAGCGAAAACACAAAACCAGTCTTAACCACAATCCTGCCCGAATTAGAGGGGAGCGCAGCGGAGGTGTTTACAAGGAATGTGTTCTTCATGGTGAGGAAGCATTTGAACAGGCAAGGACTTCTAATTTCTGAGGGCTGGAGCGAGGATGGAGGGAATCGTACATATTATTACTCGAAATATGGTGGACACGAAATAAGTTGGAGGGTGGATTATGATAGGTCAATGGAGAAGCTAATCTGCTCTTGCATGAAATTCGAGTCAAAGGGGATTCCTTGTGCTCACATGTTTCGCGTGATGGTGGTAGAAGGAATGAACAGGATCCCAGAAGCATGCATTTCGAAGCGGTGGACAAAGGGAGTTCACTGTAGTAATAATGGAATGAAAGAATTTGTTGCAGACGAACAGCTGACACAAATGGCCAGATATGGCACTTTAAAGTCCAGCTGTAATACTATGTGTTACTATGCCTCCTACATGGATGATGCGTTTAATGACCTGCAACAGATGTTTGACAAGCATTCTGTGGACCTAAAGGAGAAGTGGATTGATAGGGGATATGGGGGAGATGGATTTGCAATGGATTCAAGAGTGAGGAACGATAGAAGTAGAAGAACATTCGGGCTGTTAGATCCTAGGGTGTCCCGGTGTAAAGGTGATCACAAGCATGCAGaagcaaagaagaaaagaaagtgtgGTCATTGCAG ATTGCAGGCAGGCCACAACCAACGAACATGCCCATACAAAAAGAATTCGCACAACACAGCAGTTGATGATGATTATATGGAAAACTGTTTGGATGACTCGctggaaaaatcatttgaaattgGTACGGGCTGCAGCGACTCAGGCGAATGGAGAGGACAAGCATTTGTACCACAACCATTCGGTAGCGGTGGAAGGGACACAGGTGGCCAACAAAGAAGTCCAGGAGAAAGATGA